From the genome of Erythrobacter litoralis, one region includes:
- a CDS encoding saccharopine dehydrogenase family protein, with protein MSTVLVIGAGGVSSVCVHKMAMNKHIFTDIHLASRTRSKCDAIAASVKQRTGVDVATYEIDAEEVPAMVNLIRKVKPSLVVNLALPYQDLPIMDACLEAGVDYLDTANYEPKDEAKFEYKWQWAYHDRFKEAGLMALLGSGFDPGVTSVFTMWLKKHRLKSIRQLDILDCNGGDHGQAFATNFNPEINIREVTAPARHWENGEWVETPAMTTRTQFDFEAVGTKAAYMMYHEELESITKFNPEIERARFWMTFGDEYIKHLTVLQNVGMTRIDPVKYQGKEIIPLQFLAAVLPKPETLGETTKGNTNIGVIATGEAIDGSGEKTFYINNICSHEAAYEETGNQAVSYTTGVPAMIGAAMMVSGQWRGEGVFNMEEMDPDPFMEMLNAHGLPWQVKELSGPVDF; from the coding sequence ATGTCGACAGTCTTGGTAATCGGAGCGGGCGGGGTCAGCTCGGTCTGCGTCCACAAGATGGCGATGAACAAGCACATCTTCACCGATATCCACCTTGCCAGCCGCACCCGTTCCAAATGCGACGCGATCGCCGCCAGCGTGAAGCAGCGCACTGGGGTGGATGTCGCGACCTACGAGATCGACGCCGAGGAAGTCCCGGCGATGGTCAATCTCATCCGCAAGGTTAAGCCGTCGCTCGTCGTCAATCTCGCGCTGCCGTACCAGGACCTGCCGATCATGGATGCCTGCCTCGAAGCGGGCGTCGACTATCTCGACACGGCCAATTACGAACCCAAGGACGAGGCCAAGTTCGAATACAAGTGGCAATGGGCCTATCACGACCGATTCAAGGAGGCGGGGCTGATGGCGCTGCTCGGTTCCGGTTTCGATCCGGGCGTGACCAGCGTGTTCACCATGTGGCTGAAGAAGCATCGCCTCAAATCGATCCGCCAGCTCGACATTCTCGACTGCAATGGCGGCGATCACGGCCAGGCCTTCGCGACCAATTTCAATCCGGAAATCAACATCCGCGAAGTCACCGCGCCTGCGCGCCATTGGGAAAACGGCGAATGGGTCGAAACCCCGGCGATGACCACCCGGACTCAGTTCGACTTCGAGGCGGTGGGGACGAAAGCCGCCTACATGATGTATCACGAGGAGCTCGAGAGCATCACGAAATTCAATCCGGAAATCGAGCGCGCGCGCTTCTGGATGACCTTTGGCGATGAATACATCAAGCACCTGACCGTGCTGCAGAATGTCGGCATGACTCGGATCGATCCCGTCAAGTATCAGGGCAAGGAGATCATCCCGCTGCAATTCCTCGCCGCTGTCCTTCCCAAGCCCGAAACATTGGGCGAGACGACCAAGGGCAACACGAACATCGGCGTGATCGCGACCGGTGAGGCGATCGACGGATCGGGCGAGAAGACGTTCTACATCAACAACATCTGCAGCCACGAAGCCGCCTATGAGGAAACCGGCAACCAGGCGGTCTCCTACACGACCGGCGTGCCTGCGATGATCGGCGCGGCGATGATGGTGAGCGGTCAGTGGCGCGGGGAGGGCGTGTTCAACATGGAGGAGATGGACCCCGATCCCTTCATGGAAATGCTCAACGCGCATGGCCTGCCGTGGCAGGTGAAGGAGCTTTCCGGGCCGGTGGATTTCTGA
- a CDS encoding carboxynorspermidine decarboxylase yields the protein METKAGDPGAFAHFDLSRVDSPAFVVDAAKLRANCQVLADIRDAASADGACIKVFAALKAFSMWSTAPIIGEYLDGVSTSGLWEARLASEFYDGEIATYSAAFKPDELEEVCRLSDHVIFNSPGQMRRAALILDQAAATGGDVSVGLRINPQVATGEVPRYDPSSPGSRLGFPLDQLTEEHMEGVEGIHFHNLCEQSFEPLARTWDRVFDAIEPWFGQLKWINMGGGHHITRADYEREELVEFLKDAAADTGAEIIIEPGEAVALDAGILVGTLLDTGFNEVPIGVADVSATCHMPDVIEAPYRPAMLNELTDDSIPIRLGGPSCLAGDVIGDYRLPVPAEPGARFAFLDQAHYSMVKTNTFNGVALPSIWLWDSETDALECVRRFEYEDFRNRLS from the coding sequence ATGGAAACCAAGGCCGGCGATCCGGGCGCCTTCGCCCATTTCGACCTTTCGCGCGTCGACAGCCCCGCCTTCGTCGTCGACGCGGCGAAGCTGCGCGCCAATTGCCAGGTCCTCGCCGACATTCGCGATGCGGCAAGCGCGGACGGGGCGTGCATCAAGGTGTTCGCCGCGTTGAAGGCGTTCTCGATGTGGTCGACCGCGCCTATCATCGGCGAATATCTCGACGGCGTATCCACTTCAGGCCTCTGGGAAGCGCGGCTCGCGAGCGAATTCTATGACGGCGAAATCGCGACCTATTCCGCCGCCTTCAAGCCCGACGAGCTTGAGGAGGTCTGTCGCCTCTCAGACCATGTCATCTTCAATTCGCCCGGCCAGATGCGCCGCGCCGCTCTGATCCTCGACCAGGCGGCGGCGACCGGGGGCGATGTGTCGGTCGGCCTGCGCATCAATCCGCAGGTCGCGACGGGGGAGGTGCCGCGCTACGACCCGTCTTCGCCCGGCTCGCGGCTCGGCTTCCCGCTCGACCAGCTGACCGAAGAGCACATGGAGGGCGTCGAGGGCATTCATTTCCACAATCTGTGCGAGCAGAGCTTTGAGCCGCTCGCGCGGACATGGGACCGGGTGTTCGACGCGATCGAGCCTTGGTTTGGCCAGCTCAAATGGATCAACATGGGCGGCGGCCACCACATCACGCGCGCCGATTACGAGCGCGAGGAACTGGTCGAATTCCTCAAGGACGCCGCCGCGGATACGGGCGCTGAAATCATCATAGAGCCGGGCGAGGCGGTCGCGCTCGATGCGGGAATCCTCGTCGGAACCCTGCTCGATACCGGCTTCAACGAGGTGCCGATCGGCGTCGCCGACGTGTCGGCCACCTGCCACATGCCCGACGTGATCGAGGCGCCCTATCGCCCCGCCATGCTGAACGAACTCACTGACGACAGCATCCCGATCCGGCTCGGCGGGCCGTCCTGCCTCGCCGGCGATGTCATCGGCGACTACCGCCTACCGGTCCCCGCAGAGCCCGGCGCGCGCTTCGCGTTTCTCGACCAGGCGCATTATTCGATGGTCAAGACCAACACCTTCAACGGGGTCGCCCTGCCGAGCATCTGGCTGTGGGACAGCGAGACCGACGCGCTCGAATGCGTCAGGCGCTTCGAATACGAGGATTTCCGGAATCGCCTGAGCTGA
- a CDS encoding type III PLP-dependent enzyme: MRTFPDAKAVARTLRPDEPVILNRPHAARRAAEFFVGKFPGKVLYAVKANPAPDLIEVLWDAGVTHYDVASIAEVRLVRAALPDAVLCFMHPIKTPSAIREAYHQHGVKTFSLDTIEELEKIVEACRDPETGEPAHDLRLCVRLRVSSEYSELSLASKFGCDLTDAPALLQQVRQHCDWLGVCFHVGSQAMTPFAFVQALDRTRAAIAEASVVIDMIDVGGGFPSIYPGMEPPPLEDYFAIIHHHFYALPIAYNAELWCEPGRALCAEYSSMIVKVEKRRGNELFINDGAYGALYDAAHVAWRFPVAALEDDLRDAAEDFAFYGPTCDDADYMAGPFSLPGDIQAGDYIEIGMLGAYGAAMKTGFNGFGNAEKVVVTDEPMMSCFTGERDRPASDNVVNLR; encoded by the coding sequence TTGCGCACATTTCCTGACGCCAAGGCTGTAGCCCGGACGCTTCGTCCGGACGAACCTGTCATCCTCAACCGCCCGCATGCTGCGCGGCGGGCCGCGGAATTCTTTGTCGGCAAGTTCCCCGGCAAGGTGCTCTACGCGGTCAAGGCCAATCCCGCGCCCGACCTGATCGAGGTGCTGTGGGATGCGGGGGTGACCCATTACGATGTCGCCTCGATCGCCGAGGTGCGGCTGGTGCGCGCTGCGCTGCCGGATGCGGTGCTGTGCTTCATGCACCCGATCAAGACGCCGAGCGCGATCCGCGAGGCCTATCACCAGCATGGCGTGAAGACCTTCAGCCTCGACACGATCGAGGAGCTGGAGAAGATCGTCGAGGCGTGCCGCGACCCCGAGACGGGGGAGCCGGCGCATGACCTGCGCCTGTGCGTGCGCCTGCGCGTTTCCTCCGAATACTCCGAGCTCAGCCTAGCCAGCAAGTTCGGCTGCGATCTCACCGACGCGCCCGCGCTGCTGCAGCAGGTTCGCCAGCATTGCGACTGGCTCGGCGTGTGCTTCCATGTCGGCAGCCAGGCGATGACGCCGTTCGCTTTCGTCCAGGCGCTGGACCGCACCCGCGCTGCCATCGCCGAAGCCTCGGTCGTCATCGACATGATCGACGTGGGCGGCGGTTTCCCGAGCATCTATCCCGGGATGGAGCCGCCCCCGCTCGAAGATTACTTCGCGATCATCCACCACCATTTCTACGCGCTCCCCATCGCCTACAATGCGGAGCTGTGGTGCGAGCCTGGCCGCGCGCTGTGCGCGGAATACAGCTCGATGATCGTCAAGGTCGAAAAGCGCCGCGGCAACGAGCTGTTCATCAACGACGGAGCCTATGGCGCGCTCTACGACGCGGCCCATGTCGCGTGGCGCTTTCCCGTTGCCGCGCTCGAGGACGATCTGCGCGACGCGGCCGAGGATTTCGCCTTTTACGGGCCGACCTGCGACGATGCCGATTACATGGCCGGCCCGTTCTCGCTTCCCGGCGACATCCAGGCGGGCGATTATATCGAAATCGGCATGCTGGGCGCCTATGGTGCGGCGATGAAGACCGGTTTCAACGGTTTCGGCAACGCGGAAAAGGTCGTGGTCACCGACGAACCGATGATGAGCTGCTTCACCGGCGAGCGCGATCGGCCGGCGAGCGACAACGTCGTGAACCTGCGCTAG
- a CDS encoding DUF3137 domain-containing protein → MRADVNGLMQGELGDWLAGQAEVRFAAKKQAIDRWTWGVALMMPTMAFVWFAPWFDGWRFMLFAAGMMGMSWWGYLPIAKAKRSIKIGINSGIAKSLGITYEHDVEPGAEFAAAKRYGLVPRHDRDSFEDHWHGSLEGHEFGLYEAHLEVRRGSGKNRRWETVFRGVIVRMRFGRDFGSSTLLQRAGRHKTWFGLGGKKNSVDFGGHALAYVDQVHPAFEDVFDLYSDDAVEARVLVHPAYVEHLVALEKAFHGKAVRALFAKGEVIVAVEQRENLFESGSMDPEKDRLLAEETADQFAALARLALSINQNERGRVIANETRPTPLPREDAAQFAKRRAGGGFGRKGL, encoded by the coding sequence ATGCGCGCGGACGTGAACGGCCTGATGCAGGGCGAACTCGGGGACTGGCTCGCCGGCCAGGCCGAGGTGCGCTTCGCTGCGAAAAAGCAGGCGATCGACCGCTGGACATGGGGGGTCGCTCTCATGATGCCGACCATGGCCTTCGTCTGGTTCGCCCCGTGGTTCGACGGCTGGCGCTTCATGCTGTTCGCCGCCGGGATGATGGGCATGTCGTGGTGGGGCTATCTCCCGATCGCGAAGGCGAAGAGGTCGATCAAGATCGGAATCAATTCGGGCATCGCGAAAAGCCTCGGCATTACCTACGAACACGATGTCGAGCCGGGGGCCGAATTCGCGGCGGCCAAACGCTACGGCCTGGTGCCGCGCCATGACAGGGACAGCTTCGAGGATCACTGGCACGGATCGCTCGAAGGCCACGAATTCGGGCTCTACGAAGCGCATCTTGAAGTGCGGCGCGGATCGGGCAAGAACCGTCGCTGGGAGACAGTGTTCCGCGGCGTGATCGTGCGCATGCGTTTCGGGCGCGATTTCGGCTCGTCCACGCTGCTCCAGCGCGCCGGGAGGCACAAGACCTGGTTCGGGCTTGGCGGGAAGAAGAACAGCGTCGATTTCGGCGGCCATGCCCTTGCCTATGTCGATCAGGTCCATCCCGCCTTCGAGGACGTGTTCGACCTCTATTCCGACGACGCGGTCGAAGCGCGCGTGCTGGTCCACCCGGCCTATGTCGAACACCTCGTCGCGCTGGAGAAGGCGTTCCACGGCAAGGCCGTGCGCGCCCTGTTCGCTAAAGGCGAGGTGATCGTGGCGGTCGAGCAGCGCGAGAACCTGTTCGAAAGCGGATCGATGGACCCGGAAAAGGACCGGCTTCTGGCCGAGGAGACTGCCGACCAGTTCGCGGCGCTGGCCCGGCTTGCCCTGTCGATCAATCAGAACGAGCGCGGCCGTGTAATCGCGAACGAGACGCGACCCACCCCATTGCCCCGCGAGGATGCAGCCCAATTCGCCAAGCGCCGCGCCGGCGGCGGCTTCGGTCGCAAGGGGCTCTGA
- the hemA gene encoding 5-aminolevulinate synthase, translating to MNYDQIFDQAIDRLHEEGRYRVFIDIMRNKGAYPNARCFHGHNGPKPITVWCSNDYLAMGQHDKVIGAMESALHDVGAGSGGTRNIGGNTHFHVELEAELADLHGKEGALLFTSGYVSNDATLSTLAKLLPGCVIFSDELNHASMIAGIRNSGCEKRVFRHNDLAHLKELLAAEDPETPKLIAFESVYSMEGDVAPIHAICDLAEEYNALTYIDEVHAVGMYGERGGGISERDRAANRIDIIEGTLGKAFGVMGGYIAADKRVIDCIRSYAPGFIFTTSLSPVLVAGVLASVRHLKQSSVEREAQQANAAMLKLKFAEAGLPVMDSTTHIVPLMVGDPLRAKQISDILLAEYGVYVQPINFPTVPRGTERLRFTPGPMHTEPMMDELTDALVEIWDRLEIKLRKAA from the coding sequence GTGAACTACGACCAGATCTTCGACCAGGCGATCGATCGCCTCCACGAGGAAGGCCGCTACCGCGTCTTCATCGACATCATGCGCAACAAGGGTGCCTATCCCAATGCGCGCTGCTTTCACGGCCATAACGGGCCGAAACCGATCACGGTGTGGTGTTCCAACGACTATCTCGCGATGGGTCAGCACGACAAGGTGATCGGCGCGATGGAATCGGCGCTGCACGATGTCGGCGCAGGGTCGGGCGGCACACGCAATATCGGCGGCAACACGCACTTCCACGTCGAACTTGAGGCCGAGCTTGCCGATCTCCACGGCAAGGAAGGCGCGCTGCTGTTCACTAGCGGCTATGTCTCGAACGACGCGACGCTTTCCACGCTGGCGAAGCTGCTGCCGGGTTGCGTGATTTTCTCCGATGAACTCAACCATGCGAGCATGATCGCAGGCATCCGCAATTCGGGCTGCGAGAAGCGCGTATTCCGCCACAACGATCTTGCGCACCTCAAGGAACTGCTCGCCGCAGAAGATCCCGAGACGCCCAAGCTGATCGCGTTCGAAAGCGTCTATTCGATGGAAGGCGACGTCGCCCCGATCCATGCGATCTGTGATCTGGCGGAAGAATACAACGCGCTGACCTATATCGACGAGGTCCATGCAGTCGGCATGTATGGCGAGCGCGGCGGCGGCATCTCCGAACGCGACAGGGCTGCGAACCGGATCGACATCATCGAAGGCACGCTCGGCAAGGCGTTCGGGGTGATGGGCGGCTATATCGCGGCCGACAAGCGGGTGATCGACTGCATCCGAAGCTACGCGCCGGGCTTCATCTTCACGACCTCGCTTTCACCGGTGCTCGTCGCGGGCGTGCTCGCCTCGGTCAGGCACCTCAAGCAATCAAGCGTCGAGCGCGAGGCGCAGCAGGCCAATGCCGCCATGCTCAAGCTGAAATTCGCCGAAGCGGGCCTTCCGGTGATGGATTCGACGACCCACATCGTGCCGCTGATGGTGGGCGATCCGTTGCGCGCGAAGCAGATCAGCGACATCCTGCTCGCCGAATACGGGGTTTACGTCCAGCCGATCAACTTCCCCACCGTCCCGCGCGGGACCGAACGCCTGCGCTTCACCCCCGGCCCGATGCACACCGAGCCGATGATGGACGAGCTGACGGACGCGCTGGTCGAGATCTGGGACCGGCTCGAGATCAAGCTGCGCAAGGCGGCCTGA
- a CDS encoding threonine ammonia-lyase, giving the protein MIRNDPEPSGEGVMLAFQEWQELGLSATPLLPAEIAGVRVHLKCENLQPIGAFKNRGAWWALSHVDGENVVAVSSGNHAQGVAWAAREMGKRATIVMPRDAPRVKLDNTRALGAEIVLYDRPGEDRDEVAARVIEQRGGTLVHAFGDPRVIEGQGTAGLEAQAQLRSRTGRRPSRFIVCCGGGGLAAGLALACPNTAIHVVEPEGWDMVGQAIARGEIVHASPDAPATICDALQPTATKPVNLAVLHGRAEPGVTVTDDEVRAAQRWAFSNLRLVVEPGGAAALAAALAGKVPLDEETVIMLTGGNADPDRFARMLAS; this is encoded by the coding sequence ATGATCCGCAATGATCCCGAACCGAGCGGCGAAGGCGTCATGCTCGCCTTTCAGGAATGGCAGGAACTGGGCCTTTCCGCGACGCCCCTGCTTCCGGCCGAGATCGCGGGCGTGCGCGTCCATCTGAAGTGCGAGAATCTGCAACCGATCGGCGCGTTCAAGAACAGGGGCGCGTGGTGGGCGCTGAGCCATGTCGATGGCGAAAACGTCGTCGCGGTCTCGTCCGGGAATCACGCGCAGGGCGTCGCATGGGCGGCGCGCGAGATGGGCAAGCGCGCAACCATCGTGATGCCGCGCGATGCGCCGCGGGTGAAACTCGACAACACGCGCGCGCTGGGGGCGGAGATCGTTCTCTACGACCGGCCCGGCGAGGACCGCGACGAGGTCGCCGCACGGGTAATCGAGCAGCGCGGCGGCACACTCGTCCATGCGTTCGGCGATCCCCGCGTGATCGAGGGACAGGGCACGGCAGGGCTGGAAGCACAGGCACAGCTTCGGAGCCGGACCGGACGCAGGCCTTCGCGGTTCATCGTGTGCTGCGGTGGCGGAGGGCTGGCTGCGGGGCTCGCCCTCGCCTGCCCCAATACGGCCATCCACGTGGTCGAACCGGAAGGCTGGGACATGGTCGGGCAGGCCATCGCACGCGGAGAGATCGTCCATGCCTCTCCGGATGCACCCGCGACGATCTGCGACGCGCTCCAGCCGACCGCGACCAAGCCGGTGAACCTGGCGGTCTTGCATGGCCGCGCCGAGCCGGGCGTCACCGTCACCGACGACGAGGTGCGAGCAGCGCAGCGCTGGGCCTTCTCCAACCTGCGCCTCGTCGTCGAACCGGGCGGCGCGGCGGCGCTTGCGGCGGCGCTCGCGGGCAAGGTTCCGCTGGACGAAGAGACCGTGATAATGCTCACCGGCGGCAATGCTGATCCCGATCGCTTCGCCCGGATGCTCGCAAGCTAG
- the murI gene encoding glutamate racemase — protein MTDACSPILLFDSGVGGLSVYDALRRTLPDAPVIYAADLAGLPYGTKTEPQVAARVAGLLGRMSERFAPRLVCIACNTASTIALGMVRDVLEVPIVGTVPAIKPAAAMTRTGVMGLVGTGATIRQAYVDDLEAQFANGKLLHRIAAPGLVALAEDKLRGKPLDLAAVEEARAGLAAMERGEAIDTLVLACTHFSLLREELGAAFGPDVTLVDGADGIARRIAHLLEGQDIAASGPARFVVTGPVEAATGLGPCLAARGFSPPEAF, from the coding sequence ATGACCGACGCTTGCTCCCCGATCCTGCTGTTCGATTCCGGCGTCGGTGGGCTGTCCGTATACGACGCGCTGCGGCGGACCCTTCCCGATGCACCGGTGATCTACGCCGCCGACCTTGCCGGCCTGCCCTATGGCACCAAGACAGAGCCGCAGGTCGCAGCGCGCGTCGCCGGCCTCCTCGGACGGATGAGCGAACGTTTCGCCCCCCGCCTCGTCTGCATCGCCTGCAACACCGCCTCCACCATCGCATTGGGCATGGTGCGCGACGTGCTCGAGGTGCCGATCGTCGGCACGGTCCCCGCGATCAAGCCCGCCGCCGCGATGACCCGAACGGGCGTCATGGGTCTGGTCGGCACGGGCGCCACGATCCGCCAGGCCTATGTCGATGATCTCGAGGCGCAATTCGCGAATGGCAAGCTGCTTCACCGAATTGCCGCACCCGGGCTCGTCGCGCTGGCCGAGGACAAGCTGCGCGGCAAACCGCTCGATCTTGCGGCGGTGGAAGAGGCGAGAGCGGGCCTTGCCGCCATGGAGCGCGGGGAGGCGATCGACACGCTGGTGCTCGCCTGCACGCATTTCTCGCTGCTCCGCGAGGAGCTGGGCGCGGCCTTCGGGCCGGACGTGACGCTCGTCGACGGGGCGGACGGGATCGCGCGGCGCATAGCGCATCTGCTTGAAGGGCAGGACATCGCCGCCTCCGGCCCCGCGCGCTTCGTCGTCACCGGCCCCGTTGAAGCGGCAACGGGGCTCGGGCCGTGCCTTGCAGCGCGTGGCTTTTCCCCTCCCGAAGCGTTCTGA
- a CDS encoding nitroreductase, with protein sequence MGGSPDQTYSQIVLTRRSIRGYLDRAVPRALIEEVLAMAMRSPTSMNTQPWHFHVITGEPLDRIRKGNTENILAGVPDSREFRRGHAFEGVHRERQVEVAKQLFGAMGIERDDKEGRQDWVLRGFRQFDAPVCVIVTYDRELGDSDDTAFDCGAVTTALVNAAWSRGLGCVINSQGIMQSPVVREHANIPDDQVIMKAVAMGWPDPDFPANAVVSKRKSVAEAARFVGFE encoded by the coding sequence GTGGGCGGATCGCCTGACCAGACATATTCGCAAATCGTGCTCACTCGCCGCTCGATCCGGGGCTATCTCGATCGTGCCGTGCCGCGTGCGCTGATCGAGGAAGTGCTGGCGATGGCGATGCGTTCGCCCACCAGCATGAACACCCAGCCATGGCATTTCCATGTCATCACAGGCGAACCGCTGGACCGGATCCGCAAGGGCAACACGGAGAACATCCTCGCCGGCGTTCCAGACAGCCGCGAATTTCGCCGCGGGCACGCTTTCGAAGGCGTCCACCGCGAACGCCAGGTCGAGGTCGCCAAGCAGCTGTTCGGCGCAATGGGCATCGAGCGCGACGACAAGGAGGGCCGGCAGGACTGGGTACTGCGCGGATTTCGCCAGTTCGACGCGCCGGTCTGCGTGATCGTCACCTATGACAGGGAGCTTGGCGACAGCGACGACACCGCCTTCGATTGCGGCGCGGTGACGACAGCCCTGGTCAATGCGGCGTGGTCGCGCGGCCTGGGCTGCGTCATCAACTCGCAGGGGATCATGCAGAGCCCGGTCGTGCGCGAACATGCGAACATCCCCGATGACCAGGTCATCATGAAGGCGGTCGCGATGGGCTGGCCGGACCCCGACTTTCCGGCGAATGCGGTGGTATCGAAGCGCAAGAGCGTCGCCGAAGCGGCGCGTTTCGTCGGCTTCGAGTGA
- a CDS encoding DUF5694 domain-containing protein, with product MPRTLLLFIVALFAASPLGAEDAVDTASAAPAEPVRVMILGSYHFANPGRGMANMQVDDVLAERRQREIAVLVESLARWQPTKIAVETVASTPDLTLAGYARAEELLGRSANESVQIGYRLARMLDHGAVYGFDEQAESGEPGYFPMGAVVAHAEKTGRIEVIERLKREIDARIADEQARLAEQSIAESLIVHNDPDRLDADHDRFYYALLAIGDADEQPGAVLNAMWYMRNAKMFTKLMQVAEPGDRVLAVVGSGHAAWLRDLTRRMPGYELVESLPYVRAAAIASQAGAED from the coding sequence ATGCCGCGCACCCTTCTGCTGTTCATCGTCGCCTTGTTCGCAGCAAGCCCGCTTGGGGCCGAGGACGCCGTCGATACGGCCTCCGCGGCACCTGCGGAGCCGGTGCGCGTGATGATCCTGGGCAGTTATCACTTCGCCAATCCCGGACGCGGCATGGCCAACATGCAGGTCGACGACGTCCTTGCCGAGCGTCGCCAGCGCGAGATCGCCGTTCTGGTCGAAAGCCTTGCCCGCTGGCAGCCGACCAAGATCGCGGTCGAAACCGTCGCGAGCACGCCCGATCTTACGCTTGCAGGCTATGCCCGGGCCGAGGAATTGCTCGGACGGAGCGCGAATGAAAGCGTGCAGATCGGCTACCGTCTCGCCCGGATGCTCGATCATGGCGCGGTCTACGGCTTCGATGAGCAGGCGGAAAGCGGCGAGCCAGGCTATTTCCCGATGGGCGCGGTCGTCGCCCACGCCGAGAAGACCGGGCGGATTGAGGTGATCGAGCGCTTGAAGCGCGAAATCGATGCGCGCATCGCGGACGAACAGGCCCGGCTTGCCGAGCAGTCGATTGCCGAATCCCTTATCGTCCACAACGATCCCGACCGTCTCGATGCGGATCACGACCGTTTCTATTACGCTTTGCTCGCGATTGGCGATGCCGACGAACAGCCCGGCGCAGTGCTCAACGCGATGTGGTACATGCGCAATGCCAAGATGTTCACCAAGCTCATGCAGGTGGCCGAGCCCGGCGATCGGGTGCTCGCCGTGGTGGGCAGCGGGCACGCCGCCTGGCTGCGCGACCTCACCCGCCGCATGCCGGGCTACGAGCTGGTCGAATCGCTCCCCTATGTCCGCGCGGCGGCGATCGCTTCGCAGGCCGGGGCGGAGGATTAG
- a CDS encoding LemA family protein, whose amino-acid sequence MVDILGWFWTSAILVIAVAALLLVIGIYNNLVSLRQNVRQGVADIDAQLRQRHDLIPNLVETVKGYAGHESSTLEAVVDARNRAARSGPNTASEQGLRIALDNLLALGEAYPDLKASANFQELQRELADVEDKLAAARRALNAAVARFNSARESFPAVLFAGALGFNEADFNRLDDSEKGTVDQVPAISF is encoded by the coding sequence ATGGTCGATATTCTTGGCTGGTTCTGGACTTCGGCGATTCTCGTGATCGCGGTTGCGGCATTGCTGCTGGTCATCGGCATCTACAACAATCTCGTCTCGCTGCGGCAGAATGTCCGGCAGGGCGTCGCCGATATCGACGCGCAATTGCGCCAGCGCCACGATCTCATCCCCAATCTCGTCGAGACGGTGAAGGGTTATGCGGGGCACGAATCCTCCACCCTCGAGGCGGTGGTCGACGCGCGCAACCGTGCCGCCCGGAGCGGCCCGAACACCGCGAGCGAACAGGGATTGCGCATTGCGCTCGACAACCTGCTTGCGCTGGGCGAGGCCTATCCCGACCTCAAGGCGAGCGCCAATTTCCAGGAATTGCAGCGCGAACTCGCCGACGTGGAGGACAAGCTCGCCGCTGCCCGCCGGGCGCTGAACGCGGCGGTCGCGCGGTTCAATTCGGCGCGCGAATCCTTCCCCGCAGTGCTGTTTGCGGGCGCTCTCGGTTTCAACGAGGCCGATTTCAACCGCCTCGACGACAGCGAGAAGGGTACGGTCGACCAGGTCCCCGCGATCTCGTTCTGA
- a CDS encoding esterase/lipase family protein: MMQRPQETHERSMPGGLGSRILYWLEIPRFLKTVVTLPLRLARHWPKRRTARRRIPVIVVPGFGFTDRSTLFMRRYLRRCGFDAQGWGLGRNMGRRTIGLHNECAIEAVERRVREAGRPVALIGWSMGGIVARMVARARPELVTRVVSLSAPFTGNPYANRAWPLYEKVARHRLDDPVASRQIARSKEPTPVRSLAIHSRSDGIVASDCCVETELPRTTNIEVRAGHFEIGFKPSVLRLIADELAPLAA, from the coding sequence ATGATGCAAAGGCCGCAGGAAACCCACGAAAGAAGCATGCCCGGCGGTCTGGGTTCGCGCATTCTCTACTGGCTCGAGATCCCGCGTTTCCTCAAGACCGTGGTGACGCTGCCCCTGCGCCTCGCACGGCACTGGCCGAAACGCCGGACCGCGCGTCGGCGCATTCCCGTCATCGTCGTGCCGGGTTTCGGGTTCACCGACCGATCGACCCTTTTCATGCGCCGGTATCTGAGGCGCTGCGGGTTCGACGCGCAAGGCTGGGGCCTCGGACGCAATATGGGCCGGCGCACGATCGGGCTTCACAACGAATGCGCGATCGAAGCGGTCGAACGGCGCGTGCGGGAAGCGGGGCGGCCGGTGGCGCTGATCGGCTGGAGCATGGGGGGCATCGTCGCCCGCATGGTTGCCCGCGCCCGGCCCGAACTGGTCACCCGCGTCGTCTCGCTGAGCGCGCCATTCACCGGCAACCCATACGCCAATCGCGCCTGGCCGCTTTACGAGAAGGTGGCCCGGCATCGGCTCGACGACCCGGTCGCCAGCCGCCAGATCGCCCGCAGCAAGGAGCCGACACCGGTGCGCTCGCTCGCGATCCATTCGCGCAGCGACGGGATCGTCGCCTCGGATTGCTGCGTCGAAACAGAGCTTCCCCGGACCACCAATATCGAGGTGCGCGCCGGCCATTTCGAAATCGGCTTCAAGCCATCGGTGCTGCGCCTGATCGCAGACGAACTCGCCCCGCTCGCGGCCTAA